The Sorangiineae bacterium MSr11954 DNA segment GGCGGTGCGGCGCGCCATCGCGGAGGGATTTTTCGGCGGGGCCCTCAGCGTCGCCATCGATCTGGCGTGGCATCGCGACGTGCGCTACTTCGCGGAGGGCCGGGCGCGCCGCGATCAGTGGGGGTGCGGTGCGCTGCTATCCATCGGCATCCATGCGCTCGACGCCGTTTGCTTCGCCTTGGACCGGCCCATCTCCGACGTGCACGGCGCGCTCGGATACACCCCGGGCATCGACGTCGAGACGCGCGCCGCCCTCGCCATTTCCTTCCGGGGCGGCACGATCGCGAGCCTTCGAATCGCCTTGGACGCAGGGGCCGACGATACGCGCATCACCTTTTGCGGCGATGGCGTCACGGCCACCATTCACGGCGGCGAAGCGGATCCCACCGCCAGCGCCGTCGCATGGACGGCCCGTGACACTGCACGCGAACAAGCTCTCCGCGCCCTGGAGCAGACCACCGACGGACAGCCCTCGGGCCCGCTCATCGTTCCCTTCATGGGCCGCGCCATCGAAGCCTACCGCCAGGGGCTCGTCCCCGGCGCCTCGCCGCATTTCCCCTCGGTGCGCGACGTGGCCATCGCCCATGCCGCCATTTTTCGCGTCTACGAAGGCGATGCGCGCGCTCAGCGTGCCATCCAACCGCCATCGACGGCCAGCACATGGCCATTGACGTAGTCGGAGGCGGCCGAGGCTAGGAACACCACCGCGCCGACCAAATCCTCCGGCGTCCCCCAGCGCCCGGCCGGGATCCGCGCTCGTATCGCCGGCTCGCGCTCGGGATCGGCTTGCAGCGCCGCGGTGTTGTTCGTTCGAATGTACCCGGGGGCAATCGCGTTGACGCAAACGCCGCGCGAGCCCCACTCGTTGGCGAGCGCCTTGGTCAACCCCGCGACCGCGTGCTTGCTCGCGGCATACGCCGGAACCCGAATACCGCCTTGAAAGCTCAGGAGCGAGGCAATGTTGATAATCTTGCCCATACCGCGCTCGAGCATTTGCCGGCCCACGATTTGACACAACGCAAAGGTGGCGTCGAGGTTCACGGTCAGCACCCTTTGCCAATCGGCAAAGCCGTGCACCTCGGCATCCGCACGGTGGATGATCCCCGCATTGTTCACGAGCACATCGATCCGCCGGCGCGCCAACACGTCCGACAGCGCAGGCGCGATGGACCCCGGATCGGTCAAGTCCACGACCAGCTGCTCGGCCTTGCCCCCCACCGATTCGACCTCCGCCACCGCCTCGTCGAGGTTGCGCGTCCGCCCCAAGAGCACCACCTCGGCCCCGGCCTTGGCCAACCCAACGGCCAACGCCCGGCCGATCCCCGTTCGAGCCCCGGTGACCAAGGCCGTGCGCCCCCCCAGCGAGAAGAGATTCCGATCCATACGTTCAGTTATGACACCGGTTTCCTCTCGCGAAAAGAGGAAAGCGCTAACGCAAATCCGTCACGGCCACCGGATCCATATCGTCGAAGGCCTGGTTCTCCCCGGCCATGGCCCACACGAACGAATACGCGTGCGTTCCCGCGCCGCTATGGATGGACCAGCTCGGTAAATCACCGCCTGCTCGTTGGCGACGATCAAGCTCCGCGTCTCCTTTGGCTGCCCCAAAAGATGGATCACCCGCTCCTCCGGCGGCAAATCGAAGTACAGGTAGCACTCCGTACGCCGATCGTGGGTGTGCGGCGGAATGGTATTCCACACGCTCCCCTCGGCCAAGGTGGTCACACCGAGCACGAGCTGGCTCGAGCGAATGCCGCCGGCGTGCACGTACTTGCGAATCTCCCGCACATTCGCGCGCGCCGCCGAGCCGATGCGCACTGCGTCCGCCTCGGCATAACGGGCGACCGCGTTTGGAAAGCTCCCGTGCGAGGGCGTCGAAAAGAGATAAAAGTGCGTTCGCTCCTGCTCCGCGCTGAACGCGATACGCACCGCGCCCCGCCCGATGTAGAGGCAATCGCGATGCCCGAGCGCATAGTCCTCGCGATCGACCGAGACGCGGCCTTTGCCGCTCACCACCACCACCGCGAGCTCGCGCCGCTCGCAAAAGGCCGCGGCGCGCAAAGGATCGGCCGTCTCGAGGACGAGCGACCGACCGGGTAGCGGAGCGGCGCCGCCGAGCACCGCGCGATCGGAGTGGCTGTAAATGGTTCGGATTTCCCCGGGGCGAAAGAGATCGTCGACGAGGTAGTGCGCACGAAGCTGCGTGGTGTCGAACGCCGCGAGCTGCGTGGGATGCGTCGTATGTCGGACTTCCATGTTTCCATGGAACTACGTTTCGCTCGACATCGTAAAGAAATTTTCTTAACAAATAGAAACCGTGTATACGCAAAACCTGAATCCCACGGGGACCCTCACGGTGTCGGCGTTGCTGGCGCTCGTGCCTTTGTTGGCCGTGTTGGTGCTGCTCGGCGGCCTTCGCTGGAAAGCGCATTGGGCGGGGCTGGTCGCGCTCGCGCTTGCGTGGGTCGTCGCGATCGCCGGTTATGGGATGCCGGTGAGCGCGGCGATTCACGCGGGGTTGTTCGGCGTCGCGCAGAGCGTGCTGCTGGTGCTGTGGATCACGTTCAACGCGATTTGGATCTACAACCTGACGGTGCACAGCGGTCACTTCGCGGTGCTGCGGCGCGCGTTCAGCTCCGTGAGCGATGACGCGCGCGTGCAGGGCATCGCCATTGCGTTTTGCTTCGGCGCGCTGCTCGAGGCGCTGGCGGGTGGCGGCGGTCCGGTGGCCATTTGCTCCGTCATGCTGATCGCGCTCGGCGTCGCTCCCATGAAGGCCGCCGCCCTCTCGCTGGTGGCCGACACGGCGCCGGTGGCGTTCGGGGGCTTGGGAAATCCGGTCACGGCGCTGGGGATCATCACGGGCCTTCCGGTCGACGACTTCGGCAAGATGGCCGGCCGCCAAGTCTCGCTGCTCGCCGCCTTGGTCCCGTTCGTGCTGGTCTACATCGCCGATGGCCGGCGCGGGCTGCGTGAAGCGTGGCCGGCGGCGCTGGTGGCCGGTGTCAGCTTCGGGGTGACGCAGTTCCTCGTATCGAATTACCTGTCGTACAAATTGTGCGACATCATCGCCGCCATCGTGTCGGCGGGCGTGCTGCTCGTGTTTCTCCAAGTATGGAAAGGAGGCGGCTCGACGCGGCGCGCGCATGCGAGCGGCGCGCATCGTCCGAGCCCGAGCCCGAGCCCGAGCGGCGACGAGGTCGACAGCCGCGGCGCGATCCTGGCGGCGTTTGCGCCGTACGGCATCGTGGTGGTCGTATTTTCGCTCGCGCAGCTGGAGGCGGTGAAGGCGGTCCTCAAGAGGGCGTCGTGGTCGATGGCTTGGCCCGGGTTGTCTATTTTTGGCGCCAATGGGAAACCGGTGTCAACGACCTATGTGTTCGGCATCGGGTCGGCCACCGGGACCTTGTTGATGCTCGCCGGCATCGTGTCGCTCTTCGTGCTTCGGGTGCATCCGGTCACGGCCATTCGCATTTATGGACGAACGATTCGGCAATTCGGTTGGGCCATTCTGGCGATCGTGGCGGTGTTCGGGCTCTCGTATGTGATGAACCTATCGGGCCAAATTGCGACCCTCGGCTCATGGCTCGCGGGCGCGGGACCGTTCTTTGCGTTTTTATCGCCGTTGGTCGGGTGGTTCGGGGTCACGATCACCGGCACCGACGTGGGCTCGAACACCTTGCTCGGCGGCTCGCAAATGGCGGCGGCGCATCAGCTCGGGGCGTCGCCCATTTTGTTTGGCGCGGCCAATGGTTCGGGCGGTGTGATGGCCAAGATGATCTCGCCGCAGAACCTCGCGGTGGGCACGGCAGCCGTGGGGCTCGTGGGCAAAGAAGGCGAGCTGTTTCGCCGGGTGTTCGGCTGGAGCATGCTGCTGCTCTTCTTCATGTGCGTGCTGGTGTATCTGCAGTCCACGCCCATCCTGGGGTGGATGGTGCCATGAATCGGGCGCGACGTTCTGGCGCTGAATCATCGGCCCGGCGAGGTAGCGCAATTGCGCTTTCATCTCCCGCTGAAATGGAGCAATCGCCGGTTCTCGGCATCGGAGCGGGGCGGCGGGCGCATTAAGGAAATACTAAGGAGCACGCCGGCGCGCGATCGGGCCTTGCGGGAAGGCGGTGGCGGATGAAGCTTCCCGCGCATGAAATACGAGCGGTGGCTCATCGTTCTTCGTCCCGATGGCATCATCATGAGCGTCTCTGGGGGCGCTCCCCTGGCGTTCGTCGGGGCGACGGTGGAGGCGTGCGACGTGGCTGCGCCGGTGAAGGAGGCTGCGGCCAAGTTGCTGTCCTCGGCGACGGCGCACGCGTGGATCGAGCGCGAGATCGTGGAGGCGGACGGGCGCGAGATCGAGCTTTTGCGCACGGAGGCCATGCCGCTCCGGCGCAGCATGACGCCTTTGTTCGACCTGCTCGCGCGCACGACGGAGACGCTCATGGCGCAGGCGCATTCGACCTCGGTGTCGCTGCGGCTGGTGGTCGGGCACGACCTTCCGCAGGCGGCCCTGCTCGATGGGGAGAAGATCGCGTGGGGCATTGCGTCGCTGGTGGGGAGCGCGCTGCGGTACGTGAGCGGCAAGGCGGCGCAGGGCTCGGCCGAGGAGCGCAAGATTCAAGTGGTGGCCAGCGTCGGCGAGCACGAGGGAGAAATCGTGCTCGCCGTGATCGACAATGGCCCGGGCATCGAACCGCAGCGGCTCGAAGCGATGCTGCGGCGCGATCCCACGACGAAGCGGGCGGGCGGGCTCGCCCTCGTTCTACTGGATGACGTGGTGGCCGCCCACGGAGGTCGCATGGTGATCGAGAGCTCGACCTCGGCCCTCGATCACGGAACGACGGTCAAGCTGATTCTCCCCGTTTCGCTCTCGCCTAATGGCGCTCGCGCACGGTCCCGGCGTCCAGCTCGATGACCGTGGAGGAGCCGGGCGCGCCGCGCGATTCGCTTCGCGCGAACTCCAGCGCGGCGTCGGCCGTAGCAAAGATGCCCGCGACCATGCCGCTCTCCTCCGAGAGGCGCCATGCGCCCGCGTAGGGGCGAAGATGAAAATGCATCGGCGGGTTGGCGACGCGTATGATGGAAACAGAAACGGGATGTGGGTAGGGTTCGATGGACATGCTCATTGCGCGGGTCAATCTGCGAGCGGCCGCATAAAAGGGCCGTCAAGATTGGGCGCCGCGGCAAAAATCCGGGGCGCGCGACCAACCGGCCCGACCGACCCGCGAGACGCACCAGAAAGATGACGCAAGGGGTAAAGATCCAAACGGAATCTTTATCCGGCATCGCGCACGTTGAGGGCAGGAGAAACATGATGCCGCCACCCCCAGGCTTCAACGACACCGTCGCCGCCATCGAGGACCTCCTCGTGTCCGAAGAGGAGTCGATTTTCGCCTATAAGATCGCGGTGTTGCGAGCGAACGCAACCTCGGATATCCGCCGCTTCGGCGAGTTTCTACGCGCCCGCCAGGGCGCCGCGCGCGATTTGAGCCGCGTGCGCGCCCGCCTCCTGGCCAAGCAAGGCACGTGGGGGCAGCCGTGGGAGACGCGCAGACTTCCCCCCGGCACCGCACAGCAGATCGGCGCCCTCCCGAACGAAGAAGGGATGTTCGATGTGCTGGCATCGGCGGAGGACCGGCACGCGAGCAAGCTCGTAACGTTGCTCGTCTGCGCCGACGGCGAGCTCCCGCGCGATGTGTGCACCTTGCTGGAACGCATTCTCACCGAAACGGAACAACGCCGCGCTTGGTTGCACGAGCGCGGCGCCTGCGTGGTTTCGTCGGCGGCGAACGACGCGCGCAAGGTGGCCTCGCGCGGGTAGCGCACGGGCTCCCGTACCGCGCGGGTAGCGCCGCCGACGGCTCCCGTACCCGCGCGGGTAGCGGCGCGGACGGCCGTCTGCGCAAAGGCGCCCGTCCGCGCATCGAAGACGCTACGCCGTGGCCTCCAGCGGCTGCACCTCGGGCGTGCCCCGAGAGCCGGCCATCCAGGACCCGAGCTCGGCCCGCGTCACCTTTCCGGCTGGAACGACGGTGACGATGGCGCCGCGGTACATCACGGCGATGCGATCCGACAGGGCCAGAATTTCGTCGAGCTCCGCCGAGACCAGGAGCACCGCGGTGCCCTTGTCGCGCACGGTCACCAGCTCGCGGTGAATGCGCTCGATCGATCCGACGTCGACCCCGCGCGTCGGCTGGTTGACGACCAATAGCTTCACCATGCGACCGAGCTCGCGCGCGATGATCACCTTTTGCTGGTTGCCGCCGGAGAGCGCGCCCGCCGCGGTCTTCGTGCTCGGCGTGCGCACGTCGAAGTCGCGCACGCAGGAGCGCGCGTACGCATCGATGGCGTCGTCGTGGCGAAGGCCCTTGGTGCCGAACGGCGGCTGGTCGTACGTGCAGAGGACGAGGTTGTCCTCGATCGAATACGAGAGCACCAGCCCGTGGCGGTGCCGGTCCTCCGGTACGTGCGAGACGCCTTGCTCGATGAGCGACCGCGAGGCCGCCCCCGTGATGTCGCGCCCCAGCAGGGTCACCTGCCCGTGGCGCGGACGCCGCAGCCCCGTGATGGCCTCGATGAGCTCCGTTTGACCGTTGCCCTGAACGCCTGCGATCCCCAGGATCTCGCCGGCGCGCACGGAGAACGAGACATTGCGCACCTCGTCCATGCCCGCGTGGCGGCCCTCGACCGAGAGATCCTTCACCTCGAGGACGGTCGCCGCGGGCGTCGCCTCGCCCTTCTCGACCGTGAGGGTCACGTCGCGGCCGACCATCAAGGCCGCCAGCGAGTGCTCGTCCGACTCCTCGGGCTTTGCGCTCGCCACCACCCGACCGCCGCGCATGATCGTGATGCGATCGGCGACCTCGAGCACCTCGCGCAGCTTGTGCGTGATGAAGAGCACCGAGACGCCCTTCTTCACCAGCCCTTTGAGCACCACCAAGAGCTCGTCCACCTCTTGCGGCGTGAGCACGGCGGTTGGCTCGTCCAAGATGAGCACCTGCGCGTTGCGGTAGAGCGCCTTGATGATCTCCACCCGCTGCTGCGCGCCGACCGGCAGATCCTCGACCCGCGCCTCCGGATCCACATCCAGCCCGTACTCGCGCGAGAGCTCCCGCACGCGCGCGCTCACCTTCCGGCGATCGAGCACCATCCCGCGAACCTCCTCGGCCCCGAGCATGATGTTCTCGGTCACCGTGAAGACGGGGATGAGCATGAAGTGCTGGTGCACCATGCCGATGCCCAACGCGATGGCGTCCTTGGGCGAGCGCATCGCGATGGCCTTGCCGCGCAGGCGGATCTCGCCCGAGTCGGGCGCGGACATGCCGTAGACGATGTTCATCAACGTGGATTTGCCCGCCCCGTTCTCACCGAGCAGACAGTGGATCTCGCCCTCGCGCAGATCGAGATCGACCCCGTCGTTCGCCACCACACCGGGATACTTCTTGGTGATCCCGCGAACCTCGAGCACGACCGTCATGTGCGCCTCTCCGGATCGTACGCCACTCCGTCGGCCGCAGGAGGCGTGGTCTTGCCGATGATGCCCGTGAGGATCAACAGCGTGAGCAGATATGGGATCATCCCGACCACCGACGACTGCTGCAAGAAATTGAACTTCGGTGGAATGGACTCGCGAAACAGCTGCAAGTTGATCTGGAACGCCTGCGCCGCGCCGAACACCAGGGCGGCCGAGAGCGCGCCCACCGGCTTCCAGTTGCCGAAGATCATCGCGGCCAAGGCGATGAACCCGCGCCCGTTGGTCATGAGCGGCTCGAACGAAGGCACCGACTCCAACGTGAAGTACGCGCCCCCCAGCCCCGCGATGGCGCCGCCGATCACGATGTTCACGTAGCGCACGCGCAAGACGTCGATGCCCGCGGCGGCGGCCGCGCGCGGGTGCTCGCCCACCGAGCGCGTGCGCAGACCCCAGCGCGTGTAGAAGAGGACGAAGTGCGCGAGGGCGACCAGCACCAGGGCCGAGAGCGCGATGGGCTGCTGATCGAACACGCTGCCCACGAGCGGAATGTCGGCCAGCAGCGGGACGCGAACGCGCGGAAGAACGCCGGCCGCGCGCGGGATCTGCCCGCCGAACGCGCTGCCCTGCCCGAAGAAGAGCTGCCGGTTGAGGAAGCCCGTGAGCCCCGCCGCCAGGAGGTTCACCACCGTGCCGGCGATGATCTGGTCCACGGCGAACGAGACGGTGAGCGCCGCGTGCAGGAGCCCCACCAGCGCGCCGCTGGCGATGGCGATGAGCACCCCCACCAAAAGGCCCAGCATGGGCGAGGCATGGAGAACGGAGGTGATGTACAGGGCGCCGAACCAGCCGGTGAAGGCCGCCGTGAGCATCATCCCCTCGATGCCGATGTTGACCACGCCCGCGCGCTCGCAGAAGACGCCGCACAGCGCGCCGAGGGTGAGCGGGGTGGCCACGGCGATGGTGGTCCCGATCATGCTCGAGACGATGGCGGTGGGCGGGACTTGCGCCGCCCCGATGTTCGTGACGATCGCGATCAGGGTGATCACGATGGCCGCGATGAAGCCGTAACGTCGGTAATCCATGTGTCAGCTCCCCCACCCGCGGGTGATGACGATCCGCTCACCATCGCCACGCAGACGGTACAGACGGCGGACCATGACGTCGGCGGCGACGAAGAGGAGGATCAGCGCTTGAATGACCGAGATCACGTCGGTCGGGATCTGGGTGAGGAACTGCATCCGTGGGGCTCCGCTGCGCATCATGCCGAACAGGAGCGCGGCCGGCACCACCCCAGCGGGCTTGGTCTTGCCGAGCAGCGCGATGGCGATGGCGTCGAAGCCATAGCCCTGCGAGAAACCGAGCTCGTGCCGGTGGTTCAAGGCGCTGACCTCGATGGCCCCCGCCAGCCCGGCGAGCGCGCCCGAGAGCGCCATGCTCACCACGATGGTGCGCCCGACCTTCATGCCCGCGTAGCGCGCCGCGTCCGGGTTGGCGCCCACGGTGCGGATCTCGAAGCCGAGCGTGGTGCGGCGGAGCACCCACGCCACCAGCGCCGCGACGGCGAGCGCGATGGGAAAGCCCCAATGCAGACGGAACCCCGACAGGATCGGCGAGAGGCGCGCCGTCTCGTCGATGAGCGGCGTGCGCGCGAGCACGTTGCCCGGCGCGGGATCTTTCATGGGCCCGGCGAGCAGGAACGTGACGGCGTTGAGCGCCACGTAGTTGAGCATGATGGTGCTGATGACCTCGTGCCCTCCCGTTTTCGCCTTGAGCCACCCCGGCACTGCGCCCCATAGACCTCCGGCCACCGCCCCCGCGAGGATGGTCAGCGGCACGTGAATCACGGCCGGCAGGTGCAGCGAATAGCCGACGAGCGCCGCCGTGAGCGCGCCGAGGGCGAGCTGCCCTTCGGCGCCGATGTTGAACAACCCTCCCTGAAATGCGAACGCGACCGAGAGCCCGGTGAGAATGTACGGCGTGCTCCAGAGGAGCGTCTCGGACACCGCGCGCGGCGAGCCGAGCGAGCCGTCGAGCATGCCGAGGTAGGCCGCCAGAGGATCACCGCCGG contains these protein-coding regions:
- a CDS encoding Gfo/Idh/MocA family oxidoreductase, with protein sequence MSNRSSGGALIVGAGAAGLLHALSFRAHGVPIAAVYDPNRRRAERLASLVGSPRVLDSSSSLAQCNNFTYVSICSPPRAHVEQAEMFADDARLVFVEKPVAIARDEMARLERLRYAVPIVQWRAGRAIRAVRRAIAEGFFGGALSVAIDLAWHRDVRYFAEGRARRDQWGCGALLSIGIHALDAVCFALDRPISDVHGALGYTPGIDVETRAALAISFRGGTIASLRIALDAGADDTRITFCGDGVTATIHGGEADPTASAVAWTARDTAREQALRALEQTTDGQPSGPLIVPFMGRAIEAYRQGLVPGASPHFPSVRDVAIAHAAIFRVYEGDARAQRAIQPPSTASTWPLT
- the kduD gene encoding 2-dehydro-3-deoxy-D-gluconate 5-dehydrogenase KduD; translation: MDRNLFSLGGRTALVTGARTGIGRALAVGLAKAGAEVVLLGRTRNLDEAVAEVESVGGKAEQLVVDLTDPGSIAPALSDVLARRRIDVLVNNAGIIHRADAEVHGFADWQRVLTVNLDATFALCQIVGRQMLERGMGKIINIASLLSFQGGIRVPAYAASKHAVAGLTKALANEWGSRGVCVNAIAPGYIRTNNTAALQADPEREPAIRARIPAGRWGTPEDLVGAVVFLASAASDYVNGHVLAVDGGWMAR
- the kduI gene encoding 5-dehydro-4-deoxy-D-glucuronate isomerase, with the translated sequence MEVRHTTHPTQLAAFDTTQLRAHYLVDDLFRPGEIRTIYSHSDRAVLGGAAPLPGRSLVLETADPLRAAAFCERRELAVVVVSGKGRVSVDREDYALGHRDCLYIGRGAVRIAFSAEQERTHFYLFSTPSHGSFPNAVARYAEADAVRIGSAARANVREIRKYVHAGGIRSSQLVLGVTTLAEGSVWNTIPPHTHDRRTECYLYFDLPPEERVIHLLGQPKETRSLIVANEQAVIYRAGPSIAARERTRIRSCGPWPGRTRPSTIWIRWP
- a CDS encoding L-lactate permease, with the protein product MYTQNLNPTGTLTVSALLALVPLLAVLVLLGGLRWKAHWAGLVALALAWVVAIAGYGMPVSAAIHAGLFGVAQSVLLVLWITFNAIWIYNLTVHSGHFAVLRRAFSSVSDDARVQGIAIAFCFGALLEALAGGGGPVAICSVMLIALGVAPMKAAALSLVADTAPVAFGGLGNPVTALGIITGLPVDDFGKMAGRQVSLLAALVPFVLVYIADGRRGLREAWPAALVAGVSFGVTQFLVSNYLSYKLCDIIAAIVSAGVLLVFLQVWKGGGSTRRAHASGAHRPSPSPSPSGDEVDSRGAILAAFAPYGIVVVVFSLAQLEAVKAVLKRASWSMAWPGLSIFGANGKPVSTTYVFGIGSATGTLLMLAGIVSLFVLRVHPVTAIRIYGRTIRQFGWAILAIVAVFGLSYVMNLSGQIATLGSWLAGAGPFFAFLSPLVGWFGVTITGTDVGSNTLLGGSQMAAAHQLGASPILFGAANGSGGVMAKMISPQNLAVGTAAVGLVGKEGELFRRVFGWSMLLLFFMCVLVYLQSTPILGWMVP
- a CDS encoding ATP-binding protein, whose product is MKYERWLIVLRPDGIIMSVSGGAPLAFVGATVEACDVAAPVKEAAAKLLSSATAHAWIEREIVEADGREIELLRTEAMPLRRSMTPLFDLLARTTETLMAQAHSTSVSLRLVVGHDLPQAALLDGEKIAWGIASLVGSALRYVSGKAAQGSAEERKIQVVASVGEHEGEIVLAVIDNGPGIEPQRLEAMLRRDPTTKRAGGLALVLLDDVVAAHGGRMVIESSTSALDHGTTVKLILPVSLSPNGARARSRRPAR
- a CDS encoding DUF2188 domain-containing protein, with the translated sequence MHFHLRPYAGAWRLSEESGMVAGIFATADAALEFARSESRGAPGSSTVIELDAGTVRERH
- a CDS encoding ABC transporter ATP-binding protein, whose translation is MTVVLEVRGITKKYPGVVANDGVDLDLREGEIHCLLGENGAGKSTLMNIVYGMSAPDSGEIRLRGKAIAMRSPKDAIALGIGMVHQHFMLIPVFTVTENIMLGAEEVRGMVLDRRKVSARVRELSREYGLDVDPEARVEDLPVGAQQRVEIIKALYRNAQVLILDEPTAVLTPQEVDELLVVLKGLVKKGVSVLFITHKLREVLEVADRITIMRGGRVVASAKPEESDEHSLAALMVGRDVTLTVEKGEATPAATVLEVKDLSVEGRHAGMDEVRNVSFSVRAGEILGIAGVQGNGQTELIEAITGLRRPRHGQVTLLGRDITGAASRSLIEQGVSHVPEDRHRHGLVLSYSIEDNLVLCTYDQPPFGTKGLRHDDAIDAYARSCVRDFDVRTPSTKTAAGALSGGNQQKVIIARELGRMVKLLVVNQPTRGVDVGSIERIHRELVTVRDKGTAVLLVSAELDEILALSDRIAVMYRGAIVTVVPAGKVTRAELGSWMAGSRGTPEVQPLEATA
- a CDS encoding ABC transporter permease codes for the protein MDYRRYGFIAAIVITLIAIVTNIGAAQVPPTAIVSSMIGTTIAVATPLTLGALCGVFCERAGVVNIGIEGMMLTAAFTGWFGALYITSVLHASPMLGLLVGVLIAIASGALVGLLHAALTVSFAVDQIIAGTVVNLLAAGLTGFLNRQLFFGQGSAFGGQIPRAAGVLPRVRVPLLADIPLVGSVFDQQPIALSALVLVALAHFVLFYTRWGLRTRSVGEHPRAAAAAGIDVLRVRYVNIVIGGAIAGLGGAYFTLESVPSFEPLMTNGRGFIALAAMIFGNWKPVGALSAALVFGAAQAFQINLQLFRESIPPKFNFLQQSSVVGMIPYLLTLLILTGIIGKTTPPAADGVAYDPERRT
- a CDS encoding ABC transporter permease, which encodes MPNLTTNETNTNAPKTGDKLRKLLAPWTVPALAVLTAMAVGAILIVVAGGDPLAAYLGMLDGSLGSPRAVSETLLWSTPYILTGLSVAFAFQGGLFNIGAEGQLALGALTAALVGYSLHLPAVIHVPLTILAGAVAGGLWGAVPGWLKAKTGGHEVISTIMLNYVALNAVTFLLAGPMKDPAPGNVLARTPLIDETARLSPILSGFRLHWGFPIALAVAALVAWVLRRTTLGFEIRTVGANPDAARYAGMKVGRTIVVSMALSGALAGLAGAIEVSALNHRHELGFSQGYGFDAIAIALLGKTKPAGVVPAALLFGMMRSGAPRMQFLTQIPTDVISVIQALILLFVAADVMVRRLYRLRGDGERIVITRGWGS